GACTCCAGCCCCGCCTTCGAGTGGGAAGACGTCGACATCAGCCACATCAAACCACGTCCACGCCGTTACGACGCCACTGCCTGAGCCCATATGAGATTTCACCAGAGGGAGCAGCAACCATGTCCCGAATCGTCGAACTCCAACTCGCTCCGCAGGCGCTGGCCATCATCAGCGTGCCGATTGATAAGCACATCAACCTCTTCTACACCGGACTTGCAATCATCTTCACCTGCGTCATGGCCTACATGTTCTTCTCCAAGAAGCGCCAATGAGCGAAAGGGCTTATGACAAACCAGGCAACCCGCAGTCACATCAGCCACGACCATGCCGCTACGATGCATAGTTCAAGAGTTTTGCTTTAGGGCACGGCTTTAGAGCCTGTCCTGAGCGGCGTCGAAGGATGCCGCAAAAAGAACGACGAAGAAACGGGGCTTTAGCCCCTGAGGGCAACCAACAATGCCAAGCACCATCAAAGTCGAGATCAAGCGTCAGGCCAAGCCCGGCGCCCCCGCCGTCACCGAGACCTTCGAGGTCCCCTACCGCCCGGGCATGAACATCACCTCGCTCCTCGGCGAGATCGCGCTCAACCCCGTCGATGCTTACGGCAAGCCCACCACGCCCATCACCTACGACTCCAACTGCCTCGAAGAGATCTGCGGCTCCTGCGCGATGCTCATCAACGGCAAGGCCCGCATGGCCTGCTCCGCCCTCGTCGACAAGCTCCAGAAAGAGAACCCCGGCAAGCCCATCACGCTCGCCCCGCTCTCCAAGTTCCCCGTCGTCCGCGACCTCGCCGTCGACCGCTCCGTCCTCTTCGAGAACCTCAAGCGCGTCAAGGCCTGGGTCCCCATCGACGGTACGTATGACCTGGGTGCTGGCCCTCGCCAGCACCCTCAAATCCAGGAACAGCGCTACCCGCTCTCCAACTGCATCTCCTGCTGCTGCTGCATGGAGGTCTGCCCGCAGTTCAACGACGTCACCAACTTCGTCGGAGCCGCCACCATCGCGCAGGCCAAGCTCTTCAACATCGACCCCTCGGGCGCCGTTCTCGCCGAAGACCGCCTCCGCGCCCTCGCCGGTGACGGCGGAATCCAGGAGTGCGGCTTCGCCCAGAACTGCGTCCAGGCCTGCCCCAAGGAACTCCCCCTGACCGAAGCCATCAGCGACATGGGCCGCGACGTCTTCGTGCAGCAAGTCAAAGACCTCTTCTCCCGCTAGCTCTACCTAAGTCTTACCTTTCGCGCGTAACTGTACGATCTTGCCCGTCATCGTCTCTACGTCGTCAACTGCCTCATCGCTGACGGCCCGTAGCCGTTGACGACGTTGTTCACGAATTCCGGCAACCGTTCCCATCACGGGTATCCAATTGCTCGCGGCCTTATGCGCGTCATTAAGAAACTCCTGTGCTTTCTTTCTAACCGCATCTGGCTGGGAATTGTCGCTTGCTATTTTTCTCAACTCCGCGTCCGCCGAATCGGTCTGCTCGTAGAAAAATGCATTAACCAATGCGATCTTGCCGTCTACATTCTTCTCGACTGCGAACCTCTCTGCCGCCGGCTTCACCCAACTGTCATCTTTCATAGAGAGCAAAATGTACATGAGCGCCATGCGCTGATCCAAAGTCATAGCGTGCTGCGGCACAGAAACACGGAACGTAGGATTGTCCAGAATATGCAGCGCAGCAGCGGTAGTATTTACGCCGTCGCAGGCAAGGTCATGCACGGTAAAGAAGTAAGTTCGGCTCTGTGTGTCTCGCAGGTCCGTTCGAGCCAATGCATCAGCCGCCAACTGTTTGTCTTCAGACGTCTTGGATAGAGAGAGCAGAAGTTCGCTTCCATCCGTTAAAAAGAACGATCCTTGCGGCGCATCACGGAGTTCGACACGCAATAAAGGAAGCGTTCTGGCGGTGTCGCCTTTCGCCTCGCCCCAAAAATGATCCATCTCGGCTGATTTCTTCGACCGTTCCGCATCAGTAAGCTTCGAAGGATGGAAATCATAAAGAGCTTCAACGCGTGCGTGCATTTCTGCCTGCGTTAGCGGAACACTTCGAGTTTTAAGTTGCTGTGCATTGACGCCCATGTGGACGGCTGCGAATGTTCCAGCAACACCAAGACATTTGGCCCAAATGTACATCAACTTGGTTGTTCTCATTCGGATCAGTCTATCCTGTACGTCAACTTTGTAATTTTCACAAAAAACTCATAGATGCCCCATGCGCGCTTTCCGCACATCGTTGGGATTATCGCGCGAAAGCGCGAATCGCCGTCCTCCGTTCCACCCCCACCTGCATCCTACTTAATCGCCGTCGCGCAAATCACCGCCGCAAGATCACAGTAAAGGAGCAGATCAGCATGAGCATC
The Edaphobacter bradus genome window above contains:
- the sdhB gene encoding succinate dehydrogenase iron-sulfur subunit, which translates into the protein MPSTIKVEIKRQAKPGAPAVTETFEVPYRPGMNITSLLGEIALNPVDAYGKPTTPITYDSNCLEEICGSCAMLINGKARMACSALVDKLQKENPGKPITLAPLSKFPVVRDLAVDRSVLFENLKRVKAWVPIDGTYDLGAGPRQHPQIQEQRYPLSNCISCCCCMEVCPQFNDVTNFVGAATIAQAKLFNIDPSGAVLAEDRLRALAGDGGIQECGFAQNCVQACPKELPLTEAISDMGRDVFVQQVKDLFSR